In Chiloscyllium plagiosum isolate BGI_BamShark_2017 unplaced genomic scaffold, ASM401019v2 scaf_7556, whole genome shotgun sequence, the sequence TCACCCACTTTCCACAGTCCCCGAGTAATGCGAGATCCAAACAGAAACTGCAGCCCTGTCTGATCGGAGCCAGCAGTTCACAAAGACAAACCGTTGGTGAGCTGCTCGGATGGAGCTCAGGGAGTGGGGACAGAGTGCAGCCCCCAAGGCACAGGTAAGAGACAGACGGTGTTAGTGGCTGGATCTTTTAATAGGATCAAGTCAGAAAACAGACACGTGGTGTATCTTTTCTAACGGTGTCTAGGAACTATTCTCTGGGGTATTCCCAAAGAGAAGGAGAGGCGATGATGAATGGGAATTCAGTGGAAATATTGCTGGATGATGTAGACATTCCAAGCCCAGTACGCTCACTGTCTTTGTGAATGTGTGCGTGATATTTCTCAGCCTTGTTCGGATGCTCCGGAATATCTACCCAATCTATCGTGAATGGGAGCTCTGTCTGGATCAGCACCGGCGCTGCCTTCTGACACTCACGTAAGAAACATTCATCACTTAAAACATTTCTGTTAGCGTGTCCACACGGCAGCAGCGGTCCTGAAACAGCGACTTGCGCAAACGTCCCGGGAGTTTACTGTTCGCTGTAAACCCTTAAACCTCTGCTTGGTTTTGCAAGACAGGTTTTGACTGTTCTGTAGATTTACTGCAGTAGAGCGGCCAAGTCAGGACAGGATATAACCCATTAGCAGAAGCGCGCTAGGTCCTCCTAATACTGAGGAGTGGGCCCATTAAAAATGACTTCTTGTCCCGCTGGTGTGTGCTCCCAGATCACACGCCGAAGCAATTTATTTGTGTTCAGGTCGAGCCTAAGGGGAAAGTTCCGATAAATTGGATTTATTTTACAAACAGGACTgaactttgttttaaataaatatcACCCCCTCCCCATGGGTGGGAATGGGAATCAAATAGTGAATGTAATCGGAGCAACTGTTTCATCTGCAGATTTCTCTCCTTTAAACTTGCGAGTGGCGCGGACTTGGGAGTTGTAaacaacacttttttaaaaaagcaagcgCTCGTTTCCCGGCCGAAGGGAACAACACACCATTGACTGTGAAGAGTTTGTATTCTGTCGATTTTGGCAGAGGGCCAGGTCCTTCCTTTGTGGACGGTAGTGGtttattttctcctcatttacatGGCAATTAGGGTTTGAGTTTTGGTTTTGAAGTAACCTACGATTTTTATAAAAATATGTATGTATCCATTGGCTCCAGTCCACCAGGTTGAATCTTCAAATCACGAGCCCCTCACCGCTTAGTGAGACAGACACTGGAACGCGCAGGAAGATGAACACCATCGTCTTTAATAAATTTACCAACCAAGTTATTTTCGAAGAAAAGGCAAATGAGGTCGAGAGGAAAAGCAGGACCTATATGGAAGTGATGGAGGAACAAGAGCAGGAGCTGATGATCCCGGACAGTCCGTCCAGCCGGAGTCAGAGGGGTCTGCGGCACAGGAGGTCTGGGTATGACTCCTTTTACTGGGGGTGACAGGCATGCGGTTAACTGGGTTCAGAAATGTAGCTGCAGGATAGGCGGTGAAGCAGAATTaccttgcacacacacacacttcccagCGATACACAGCTATCTGTAATTTTGGACCTGTGTTCTGACCATTAGCAATCCTGAGTTAAGAAATCCTGAGAATAGGTTTCATAAAGCGGAGCGTCATGCTCTCACTCTACAGAGTGCGGCGCGATCTATGTCCTTCAGacattaatgcatttttaaaaaaatcatcccTTCGCCATATTTGATGGTTTTGCAAAAACGACCTTTTCTGGAAGTGTGATGACCAGTTTCTGATGGTTATCAGCACAATCATTTGTAAATATGTGGCGCCCACTCCCACTTTATTCCGAACACGGCACTGTCCAAACCGGTAACAGTAAGACCCCTGAATGTGAGCACATTATTGACCATATCGAAGCAGAGTCCTGCGGATACTGGAAACCtgacacagagaatgctggaggaactcggcaggtctggcagcatctgtggagagagttaatGATTTAAGTTTAATtttgactctttttcagaactggcaTTATTGATAAGGTTTAATGTAATGCCTCGCCGTTTCAAACATTATGTGTAAATAACAATGACATTCAATACCAATATTTCATAACTTGCAATCATCTTTTCACATCGGGGTTGATCACTAATGTAAACATCCTTCTCTGGGTGGTCAGATGTTGCAATAATTCAGACATAATCGGGCATCTTCTGTATGTACTTGCGCATTCCaatagaattagttttattgtcagtGTGGGGCACATTTTGTTACCGATTTAAACAAGTTTTCAATTATTTCAATTTCAACTACAAATACaaactttaaaacaagaaaacatTTCAGTGACAATCGTTGAttttaggggaaaaaaatcatttttcttttaagatgATGACGTTTTTATAACACGGCCTTCACTAAGTTGAATTCCTGTTCAAACACAACAACTAGCTATAACCGCGACTGTTAGCGAATATCCAGATGACAATTTGCTTTGGGGTCATACGCTAGAGTTTAGCAATACCGCGATGGTCTGGCAGTGTTCAAGGGGACATGAGTCAGAAATATCATCCCAGTGAGAATGTTAAGTTTCTCTGTTCAGTGGATAAGGGGGGGCCTTCAGATTCACAGCGACATCTGCAGCACCCAGTTGGAATGCACATATCCAAGCACCATCCACATCATGTCCCTCCGGCTCTTGACAAATCTTACAAGcctgattagagacaaaaaaaaaacacctgcagatgctggaacccaaggtagacaagccggaggctgggagaacacacacgccaggcagcatcagaaggtggacaTGTCACCTTACAAGCCAACCTACTGATCACCACAGTTTTCACATGGATAAACAGACAGCACACTCCATTGAGACACACAGCCCCAGACTCACAACACACTTAAATTTCAGTCAGCGCCATCTAGTTAATAGATATGCTTATCTGGTTATTCCCACGTTATTATGAGTGAGAGTTCGCTGTTcgtaaattggctgccatgttttctacattatCACAGCAATTGTATTTGAAAACTGCTGCATTGACTGGGAAATACTCCGGGACGTCATGAGGTGGTTACAGGGACTATATAAACGAAGGATTTTTCCTCTATGAATAAGGCAGAAGCCAAGTTCGGTTTTTAGACGAACAAGGACTGATCCGTGTTGCACTGAGAGGAAACCTTCATTTATACAAAGCCTCATCATGTCTCCCGAGAAACTTCCCAAGCACTTCAACTCATACATCTGAAGCAGGTCATCTAAAGCATGACAGATAACAGGAACCCGCAATAACGATATGCACAGACACAGAAAGGTCTGAACTTGCTGGGAACATAGCCCCACTTACACATTCCCACCGGTGTCTCACATTCATTTCCAAAGGTAATTTTATTTCTATTCAAACATTAAATCACCAGAAACCTGACTCAGAAACAGGGTTCCAttgacttttgttttaaattaatgttGTGATTGCGATAGTGCGGGTGTCATGAGACTTGCTTTCCGCGCACATTTCTGTTCTCATCTTCCCTCAGATAAAATGAGTTTTTACAACGATAGTTTCCCATATGGTCGATTCTCAtagtttattcctgatgaagagcttttgcccgaaacgtcgattttgctgctcgtcggatgctgcctgaattgctgtgctcttccagcaccactgatccagaatcccatAGTTAAATGTTGGTTCAGAAACGTGGTGTCTGATTTCTGGAGTGTGTTCAAAGGAAATCCATAACATGATACACTCTCGGAGTGTGTAAACTGCCCACACTTTGGCCTTCACTGTACAGGAAGAAATGTACCTTTGAACGCGACTACATTGCTGTCTATGCAAAAgctttgtgtttttctttgttttgtgcCTGGTCATTGACTACCTGAATGTTTCCAGCTCTCGGCAGGGCGGAGGTAAGGTGAGGCACAAACGGCAGGCTCTTCAGGATATGGCTCGCCCTTTGAAACAATGGCTGTACAAGCACCGAGACAACCCGTACCCAACTAAAACCGAGAAGATTCTGCTGGCCCTCGGTTCCCAGATGACCCTGGTACAGGTAAGGCCATTTTCCCTACCTCATACAATCGGTAATGTttttctgtttccatctctactCAGTACTTGTGTGCGAGCTAGGATTATCCATTAGCGTCTCACACGCACACAAAAAAAATGGGCAAATTGGTTGGCTCAACAGTGAAAATCTGACTGCACCATTGCGTGTATTTGACGGCGATTGGTTTTTATCCCGGTGCTAACAAAATaacggcagatgcagtttaaattccctacaatgtggaaacaggccctttggcccaaccagtcaacaccgaccctccgaagagtaacccatccagtcctatttccctctgactattgcacctaacactatgggcaatttggcatggccaattcacataacctgcacatctttggactgtgggaggaaaccggagcaaacccacgcagacacggggagaatgtgcaaactccacacagagagtcacccgaggctggaattgaacctgggaccctggtgctgtgagtagcagtgctaaccactgagccactgtgcccttTTTAAAGGCGAGAAATGTCCTTGCAAATGGAGAGGCCTAGCTAAAGACAATTCTGACACTCAGTCCCGGGATCAAATGTGGACTGAACCGACTGGTCTCAGTGAGGGTCTGCTGTCCCCAGAGAGGGGGCGGGATAGAGGTGGGGGGCGGTTTGGGAGATCGCTGGCCGGACCCCAGTTGGATGCACCAATCACATACAGCAACCTCACCGAGAGATGCTTCTTCTTACATTTAAAGTGTTTTCATTCGTGGCGGGGAATAACTGCACGTATTAAAGTATTTGAATCAAGGCGAAATCACAGTTCTCATTGAAATCTACAAATTTCGCGTATTGGACTCGTGCAAGTCCTCCCCGGTCCCACGTTCATTAGAATCGGGTTTCGTTCCTCGCTCACGAGTTGGAATTCAAATGCATTTCAGCTTACAGAGGAATGACAATGAGCAATTTGTGTGTGCTTTTAAGGCATTGCTAAAAAGGCTGAAAGACGAATTAAGATTCAGAAATGCAATACTGACCCAGATGCATAATCATCCAACAGATTTCATCGAGATATATTTTGCGCTACACAATTACATTCGGATCAACTTTATTCTTATACTCCATATTATaatacacaaccacctgatgaaggggcagcactccgaaacctagtgcttccaaataaacctgttggactgtaacctggtgttgtgtgatttttacttttgtacaccccagtccaacactggcacttctaAAATTGTTATGGTGCCATATCAAAACTGTCATTGTATTCAAGAATCTCTGAAAGGTCTGTGTAATATGACAAGGTTTAATTTATGACAGTTTTGTGCCGCTCACGTACACATTGTCGCATTTTGCAATAACAGTGTTTGCACTTCGTTACCATTACTTACAACACAGGACCCACACTTTTCCGACTAAATATTATTCCTccaaaaataggagcaagaggcCCAATGAGGGAAATGGGAGAATGAACTTGTTCCCATTTCACTTTCATTAAATGTACTGATTTCAATTGTTTCACTATGattttccacatcctttttatcTGCCTATTTCTGGTTGTGTTAATAGCACACTGCTATGTTAACGAGGTAGGAAACCACTCTGCATGTGACATGATACCAAGTTGAATATTCCTGGATCAATTGACACTTCTTAGCTTTAAATAGTTTCTTTACATTCGGCCCTCTGACACACCAGTTCACAATTGTCAAACATGCTGTAGGCCATGCCTGACAAGATTATGTAAATGTGTAATGTGCTGTGTTAACcatctctttctcctttttaaattcgcCTGGTGACTGAGGTGGAGGAAATAATGGGTTGCATTGCAGAAAAGGGAGAACTCTGGGAGAATCATTTCCGGGTTGTGCAGAAATATATTAAGATATGTCACATTACTTTGCTATTATTCGTAAAGGTTTTTGTGACATTCAGATCACCATGATTGCAAGTAACGTCTGAGTTCTTCATTGTACTTACAGTTGCCAAAATGTCTTAAACATAGCTGTATAGTTCGAGGATATTATGTGAATTAAATTTTGCCATGTACTTTTTACACACAATTGAACACATTGTtctatttaaattcatttttcagACTCAGTCTTGAGGAATGACATTTGCAGAGTCAACTATCTGCTCTGACTCTCAGTCACACTGCCATGAGAATGTAACTATCTCAGTAATACCGCAAGCTTCCTCACACACATTTAAATGGACCATTAATTGGGTTATTGTCACTTCCTTATTTTCTAGTCTTTAATCTTGCTCACTTGTACCCACTGGCCATTTCAGTGagttcacagagatgtggctcttCTGGAATAGTGTCCTGCTTTTCAAGTTTAGTGCAACATCTCCCTGTGAGCTGACTCATTGGATCGAATGCTGACAAATGTAACATATTTCCAAAGAATTCCGCGCATTTACATTTAGGAAATTAATTTGGCACAAGTGTTAGGATGCTGCAACGAACACTTCTCAGTCGCTTGGATTCTGCGGAAATTCCCGAATGAAATATTTGTTTGAGTTAAGTGAGTTTGTCCTCCATAGTCTGTATCTTTGTCCATTATTGGACAAGGGGGCGGCGAGTGCAGCTTGCAGCGTCCCAAAGGAACAACTCATCCAGCGAGCGATCCTGTCGTAGCCTGCACATGGAGCTGGGAAATAGAGACCAAATTTCAGATAAATCACCAAAAATCCTGCTTGAAACCAGAACCAACTGACTCAGTAACTTTGAAGGATTTAAAGAGCAGTAATGTTAGTTATTCCCGTTTATTGATATTCTGTTTATACAGGTGCTCAACGACATATCTCAATGATATTTATGTGAAAGTAACATTCCTGTAAAAGCTACCAATCAAAACAGGCAAAGAAAAACACAGTAAAACGGCTGCCTGCTGATCCCCACATAGGGAAAAGAAATCCTCGATCAATTATTACATTCAGCAATGAAATGTTTATTTAATAACATTGTAAATGTCACTCTGAATCTTTTCGCTAATTTATCACAATGTAATACGCCATGAACATTAACCGCTGTAAAACGTCAGTTTCCTTGCGATCAGATCGCTGAATTGTAGCGAATTTTATTTATCTTAAAACACTATTGCATTGAAATTGGCTGCTTGGGATAAAACAGCAATATTGAGACAGATTAATAATCTGTCCTGTATGCTTACTGCCACTCCCCCCTGAGCATACACCCACCGCGAATTCACATTCACATGGCAACGGTGGCATGTTGGTTGACTGTGTTGACGCACTTAAAATCAAATATGAATTCAATACTGAGAAAATCAGACAGCTTCTAATTTTTAACAGCGACAAAGCCATTTTAAATACGACAGATTTGATAGTTACCCATGTTGTTGCTGCAATTTGCTACATTAAGTTGTTCAGTGCTGCCTTCTAACTAGAGTTGCTAGTTTCGCACAGAGTGGTCCAAAGCTATTAGTATATTGCTTTCAGCTTCAGAAAATTGCATCTCAATCAATGCAAGCTGAAACGTCTGTGCCGTGATCCTTCTCTGGACTGGCTTTAAATCATTCAATAATAGTAATAATATTAAAGTGAAGTCTGAAGGATCTTTGGagactttataaaaaaaggttTATAGAGATGTCTTTCCAACAGTTAAAGTTTATGCTGCAGCCAATGTGAAACCCAAACAATCTGAGCCTAACCTTTCAATCAATACTACAAACTAACTAGTCCATAAAGAGCCATTTCAGGAAAGTTGAGCAGTCCAGAGAGAAATGATAACAAGTGTTCAGCAGTAACTGATACAGAAGTCAGTTTTCAGCAGTTCTGATCATTTCCCAAAAGTGAAGTTTCTTTCTAAGTTCATTATCTTTGATTGTTTTTCATATTTCCAAACTGCAGATATTTTGACAGTTGGTAATTGATGCCAAATCCATTAGGCATTACATTTCTTTTAGTTAGCATTGTGTCTCTCAGGCCCACCCCAGCAGAATATTACTTCAATCTTTTACTTGCAGTCACTTTAAaggtgttgttagggagggactttccatgattttgaccgaACAGCAgttaaggaatggtgatgtagttctatgtcagaatggtgtgtgacttggacaGAGATTTGCAGTTTCCTAGCAGCTTGCttctcttgtctttctagatggtaaagGTCACAGTATCGGAAGAagctgttgaaggagctttgaCAAATCATTAAATTGAATTTGGTAGATGATAAGTGCTAACACTATACACTGGTGGTGgagaaaatgaatatttaaagTGGTGAATGGGATGCCCATCCAACGGATGGATCGTTTTGGATCTTGAGTTGTGTTGGAACCTcaatcattcaggcaaatggaagcCAATTGCCCACcttcctgtcttgtgccttgtagttggtgaacaggctttggagagtcagaggtgagttacatgctacAGAGTTCTCAgtccctgacctgctgttgtagccagaATATTtctatggctagtccagttcagtttctggtcaatggtaatcccaatgATGTTGATGGTTGGGGGAATTCACTGATGAAaacaccattgaatttcaagtAGATATGTTTGGGTTCAGTCTTATCAGACATGGTCATTTCTTAGCACTTGGCCCTCCTACTGACTTAAAGTTTACTAAGGTCCCTTGATGCACATTTTGTCCAATATAACCTTGATGTCAAAGTCAGTCATTCTGTTATCCTTCACAACACTTATCCCTGATGGAATGTAAAATAAACAAGCTGTATAGTAAGCATGACTTGACAGCAGTGTCAATGAAACCTCCCATCATTTAGCTAATAATTGAGGTTAGACTGGCAAGGCATTAATGGGCAGATTGGATTCATCCTGTGTTTTGTTGACAGGACTTACCTAGACTCCTTTTCCAGTTTCTTGGGTAGAAGTctctgttgcagctgtacacaaaCAGCTCAGATTAAAACTCAAACCTAAATTAATGCAATGGTTGTTATTTctaattttctattctttctatgTGCCAAATTGCTGTTCTTTATTTAAAACAGACAGGCAAGGTCTTTTCATCATTGTTTAATTGCAACCAATTTGCTATTTTGTGTTTGTGAAAGCATTTATTATAACTTCATCCAATTGTGATTCCATCAACATTCAATCTctcataatatttaaaatatcTTTATAGTACTCAATAACATCTGCAGCCAGGTCTCAGATTTGCTTGGATTATTTTTAAGCCTTGTACTTCGTCCAACTGGCAAGACAATGCTTGCTGCTGGTTAGCTGAACTCTTCTGCTCCCCCCTGTGACCACAATCAGCATGAAGTCTTTCCTGCCACGTTCTATTGCACTGTCTTTACAGAACTCAAAACAAGTTCTGCTTCTAGTGAGCAGCCAAGTGAAGTGTCTCAGTGCATCAACATATGGtgaccctgctgctgtgaaatCTTGTCTACTACACTCGACTCACTTGTTTTAACCATTTCATTTCGCGTCAGAAGAAGAATTCAATAGGATTAAGTTAAAGATCTCCCAAGTCCCTAAACTTCCATGCTCACATATGAAAGGCCCCACTAGAAGGGATTGAGGAGACAATTTCTGAAGCAAACTTTGGACACCTGGAAGTTTCACCATAATTGCTAACAAATAGCTTTGCTTACCACGATCAACTTCTGTAATACAAATGGAAAACCTGTACTTTAGGAAAGCAGTTATTGGAATCAAAACAACTGCTCTAACTATTTTAGAAATGGGTCACCTTTTATAATTATATAATTGAAGTCCAAAAACAATTTCACAGGAATTTGAATTTGGTGCCACAATAAAAACATTTGTGGAAATATCATGAGCGGCTGaagtgttctttttaaatctaacATATGTTATATGAAGGTTTGAAACAGAGAAATTATTTAAGTATATGTGTTGACATACAGCTGTCATATAAGTATCAAATTATGCATATTTATATTTGTAATGAACAAACACAAGTCATCAGTGTTTCTGGGTGACACTTTCCTTAGCTGATAATTTTGAACACTTGTCTCGTTATCAACTAACCTTTTATTAATGAAATTTCATGTTTTTGGAATAGGTTTCCAACTGGTTTGCAAATGCCAGACGCCGCCTGAAGAATACTGTTAGACAACCAGACTTGAGCTGGGCATTACGTATAAAGCTATACAACAAGTATGTGCAAGGCAATGCAGAACGACTCAGCATTAGCAGTGATGACACATGTTCCGAAGGTATGGCAAATGAAGAAAAAATGATTGTTGTGTTCCATGCTGGTACCAGTGTCATGGTGAATTCTGTAACTAGAGTTGTAGATGTTGTTTTAAATTAATTAGTGAGGTTGGGGAAGAGCTCAATTCAACATAAGTTTAAAActaaatcaaaaagaaatgagaGAGTGGAGATACAGCATACTGAAAAGGCAAATGATAAGCCAAGTGTGACAGAGAGGGGTAGAAGATATGTGCAGAAGAGTGCATCAGAAATTAGAACCAGGATCAGTCCTATGGCTTCAATTTTTACGATCGATATTAATGACTTTAAGAGGTCAGAGTGAACTATATCCAAATTTACTGACAATGATAAAATGGGTGGAggggcatgttgtgatgaggacatagAAATCTGCAAGGGATTTGGAGAGGTTGAGCAGgagggcaaaaacttggcagatggagtttaacgtaGGAAAATGGTAGATCATGCACTTCTAATTTAATAGCAAGACTTAGTTAAATAGAGAGAGGCTCCAAAAAAatgcagtacaaagggatctcaGTGAccttgtgtatgaaacataaataaTAGCATAGTGGGGGTGCCGCAAGAGATTAAAAAAGCTAATGGaaatttggcctttattgctcagggattggagtttaaaaatagggaagtttgAAAAGAATGTTACTGTGTACAGCTTTTATCACTGTGTTTCAAAAACCATATACTGGCATAAGAGACAGTTGAAAAGTGATTCAATAGGCTGATTCCAGTGATGAAGGGGTTGGCTTATCAAGAATagctaagtagcttacctgtaaTCTTTAGAGCTTAGTAGAGTGAGTGTGATTTTAATGAGTTTCTGAGGGGACTTCACAGGATAGATGAGTACGTGAAtaagaaggggttagagggatatgggccatgtgctggcaaatggg encodes:
- the mkxa gene encoding mohawk homeobox a isoform X3, which produces MNTIVFNKFTNQVIFEEKANEVERKSRTYMEVMEEQEQELMIPDSPSSRSQRGLRHRRSGSRQGGGKVRHKRQALQDMARPLKQWLYKHRDNPYPTKTEKILLALGSQMTLVQVSNWFANARRRLKNTVRQPDLSWALRIKLYNKYVQGNAERLSISSDDTCSEDVEHPPRNLTDGEFNKPVQAVAKKESPILKAVGRPGTIINEDYVSPPKYKSSLLHRYLNDSLRHVMASNAAMKATDRKRHHSGSFSSNEYEEELASPSSSETDGNFVYRTGKASVP
- the mkxa gene encoding mohawk homeobox a isoform X1 translates to MGALSGSAPALPSDTHSTRLNLQITSPSPLSETDTGTRRKMNTIVFNKFTNQVIFEEKANEVERKSRTYMEVMEEQEQELMIPDSPSSRSQRGLRHRRSGSRQGGGKVRHKRQALQDMARPLKQWLYKHRDNPYPTKTEKILLALGSQMTLVQVSNWFANARRRLKNTVRQPDLSWALRIKLYNKYVQGNAERLSISSDDTCSEDVEHPPRNLTDGEFNKPVQAVAKKESPILKAVGRPGTIINEDYVSPPKYKSSLLHRYLNDSLRHVMASNAAMKATDRKRHHSGSFSSNEYEEELASPSSSETDGNFVYRTGKASVP
- the mkxa gene encoding mohawk homeobox a isoform X2, which produces MGALSGSAPALPSDTHSTRLNLQITSPSPLSETDTGTRRKMNTIVFNKFTNQVIFEEKANEVERKSRTYMEVMEEQEQELMIPDSPSSRSQRGLRHRSSRQGGGKVRHKRQALQDMARPLKQWLYKHRDNPYPTKTEKILLALGSQMTLVQVSNWFANARRRLKNTVRQPDLSWALRIKLYNKYVQGNAERLSISSDDTCSEDVEHPPRNLTDGEFNKPVQAVAKKESPILKAVGRPGTIINEDYVSPPKYKSSLLHRYLNDSLRHVMASNAAMKATDRKRHHSGSFSSNEYEEELASPSSSETDGNFVYRTGKASVP